The Urbifossiella limnaea genome has a window encoding:
- a CDS encoding Kelch repeat-containing protein: MRRFYWLLVILFSATATATAAEPNVWVKSDAAIEGRRWDVPVGYDAAAKRFLVLGGRTSWGDYKKSRPYDVLSFDPAGRWRNELPPGATWGSEVGPVAAPAWTSEAWGLTDTAGTTRPNWTVYGTFSLGQKYDYDPDSKAFYFYAGGSTFRYDPARREWADLKPATHPQALGGTLLWSSMCYDRAAKKFVLFGGGNVPTERGDPGTWTYSPADNRWEPVTTTKQPPARANSRLAYDPVARKVVLFGGDRLNELVADTWVFDTATGTWDERRPTVSPTPRAGHALLWLPRARKLLLLGGYTYTSTTEYVAPLYRPLPLEAWTFDAAADRWELVGRWSRPADGPLGPANVFLAAAVDESDTVLALDAQNRAWTCRIDTSKPDPAAAVAFGATPGATVRRTGSHDPAWYADGVPAADPAAVAAGLAALPANRWVVRATPKRPLMNMDWGSAAFDTRRDKIVRFSGGHSAYSGTAPQVYDVATDRYSIPFAPEYPAEYVYSNDQVSGEWSFGRNPWMTGHTYKSTGYDPNLRAFVFAPHDYTYFFDPDAKAWSRSAAKNPYRPNFYTVTVCATPAGAVVWADDRTTGKAGLWRLDDARTWQPLPLRGELPAKSADQHGLAHDTKRDRLLFFSDTGPRKANVAAYDFRTGEAKWLDPAGTGQALVHCRETAYLPDLDWVLIGGRVRDESGGWRWLAYDCAANAWVSVDLPGDDPVGRAGAFSNSMGLMYDPARKLVWAVGQHSHVHALRLDRATARVTPLR; the protein is encoded by the coding sequence GCCAAACGTCTGGGTGAAGTCCGACGCAGCCATCGAGGGTCGGCGCTGGGACGTGCCCGTCGGCTACGACGCGGCGGCGAAGCGATTCCTGGTACTCGGGGGGCGCACGTCGTGGGGCGACTACAAGAAGTCGCGGCCGTACGACGTGCTCTCGTTCGACCCGGCCGGGAGGTGGCGCAACGAACTCCCACCCGGCGCGACGTGGGGGTCGGAGGTCGGCCCGGTGGCGGCGCCGGCGTGGACGAGCGAGGCGTGGGGCCTCACCGACACCGCCGGAACGACGCGCCCGAACTGGACCGTGTACGGCACCTTCTCCCTCGGCCAGAAGTACGACTACGACCCCGACTCGAAAGCCTTCTACTTCTACGCCGGCGGGTCCACGTTCCGCTACGACCCGGCGCGCCGCGAGTGGGCCGACCTCAAGCCCGCGACGCACCCGCAGGCGCTCGGCGGCACGCTGCTGTGGTCGTCGATGTGCTACGACCGCGCGGCGAAGAAGTTCGTCCTCTTCGGCGGCGGCAACGTCCCCACCGAGCGCGGCGACCCCGGCACGTGGACGTACTCGCCCGCCGACAACCGCTGGGAGCCGGTGACGACCACCAAGCAGCCGCCGGCCCGCGCCAACTCGCGCCTCGCCTACGACCCCGTAGCCCGCAAGGTCGTCCTCTTCGGCGGCGACAGGCTGAACGAACTCGTCGCCGACACGTGGGTCTTCGACACCGCCACCGGCACCTGGGACGAACGCCGCCCGACCGTCTCGCCGACGCCCCGCGCCGGGCACGCGCTGCTGTGGCTGCCGAGGGCGCGGAAGCTCCTTCTCCTCGGCGGGTACACGTACACCTCGACCACCGAGTACGTCGCCCCGCTGTACCGCCCCCTCCCGCTCGAGGCGTGGACGTTCGACGCCGCCGCCGACAGGTGGGAACTCGTCGGCCGCTGGTCGCGCCCCGCCGACGGCCCCCTCGGCCCGGCGAACGTCTTCCTCGCGGCCGCGGTCGACGAGAGCGACACCGTCCTCGCACTCGACGCGCAGAACCGCGCGTGGACGTGCCGGATCGACACGTCGAAGCCCGACCCGGCCGCCGCCGTGGCCTTCGGCGCGACCCCGGGTGCGACCGTGCGCCGCACCGGCTCGCACGACCCGGCGTGGTACGCCGACGGGGTTCCCGCCGCCGACCCGGCGGCGGTGGCGGCGGGCCTCGCGGCGCTGCCGGCGAACCGGTGGGTGGTGCGCGCGACGCCGAAGCGGCCGCTCATGAACATGGACTGGGGCTCGGCGGCGTTCGACACGCGCCGCGACAAGATCGTGCGCTTCTCCGGCGGGCACTCGGCGTACAGCGGCACCGCCCCGCAGGTGTACGACGTGGCGACCGACCGCTACTCGATCCCGTTCGCGCCGGAGTACCCGGCCGAGTACGTGTACAGCAACGACCAGGTGAGCGGCGAGTGGAGCTTCGGCCGCAACCCGTGGATGACCGGCCACACCTACAAGTCCACCGGCTACGACCCGAACCTGCGGGCGTTCGTGTTCGCCCCGCACGACTACACGTACTTCTTCGACCCGGACGCGAAGGCGTGGTCGCGCTCGGCGGCGAAGAACCCGTACCGCCCGAACTTCTACACGGTCACCGTCTGCGCCACGCCGGCCGGCGCGGTCGTGTGGGCCGACGACCGCACGACCGGGAAGGCCGGCTTGTGGCGCCTCGACGACGCGCGCACGTGGCAGCCGCTGCCGCTGCGCGGCGAGTTGCCGGCGAAGTCGGCGGACCAGCACGGCCTGGCGCACGACACGAAGCGCGACCGGCTGCTCTTCTTCAGCGACACCGGCCCGAGGAAGGCGAACGTCGCCGCGTACGACTTCAGGACCGGCGAGGCGAAGTGGCTCGACCCGGCGGGGACGGGTCAGGCGCTCGTCCACTGCCGCGAGACGGCGTACCTGCCGGACCTCGACTGGGTGCTCATCGGCGGCCGGGTGCGCGACGAGTCCGGTGGCTGGCGCTGGCTGGCCTACGACTGTGCGGCGAACGCTTGGGTGTCGGTCGACCTCCCCGGCGACGACCCGGTCGGCCGGGCGGGGGCGTTCAGCAACTCGATGGGGCTGATGTACGACCCGGCGCGGAAGCTCGTGTGGGCGGTCGGCCAGCACAGCCACGTCCACGCGCTGCGCCTCGACCGCGCGACGGCGCGCGTGACGCCGCTGCGGTGA
- a CDS encoding alpha/beta hydrolase family protein, giving the protein MTRSFSPVAVVAAFLAAAGALRSADDVPFVARLDKTEQRYVVVTPTGFDAKRANTAVVALHGHGSDRWQFVKQDRGECKGTRDVAEARGFLLVSPDYRAKASWMGPAAEADVLQILDELKEKYGVRRVVVAGGSMGGTAALAFAALHPDRVAGCVSLNGTANVVEYEGFADAIAAAYGGTLRERPEVYRSRSAELHADRLTMPVAMTTGGKDTVVPPASCLRLAEKLKALGRSVTLIHRPDGGHATTYADTVEALTAVIGRLPKEDADRGR; this is encoded by the coding sequence ATGACGCGATCGTTCAGTCCCGTAGCGGTCGTTGCCGCGTTCCTGGCCGCGGCCGGCGCACTCCGGTCGGCGGACGACGTGCCGTTCGTCGCCCGCCTGGACAAGACCGAGCAGCGGTACGTGGTGGTGACGCCGACGGGGTTCGACGCGAAGCGGGCCAACACCGCCGTCGTCGCCCTCCACGGCCACGGGTCCGACCGCTGGCAGTTCGTCAAGCAGGACCGGGGCGAGTGCAAGGGAACGCGGGATGTCGCCGAGGCGCGCGGGTTCCTGCTCGTCAGCCCCGACTACCGGGCCAAGGCCTCGTGGATGGGGCCGGCGGCCGAGGCCGACGTGCTGCAAATCCTCGACGAGTTGAAGGAGAAGTACGGGGTGCGGCGGGTAGTCGTGGCCGGCGGGTCGATGGGCGGGACGGCCGCGCTCGCGTTCGCCGCCCTCCACCCCGACCGGGTGGCCGGGTGCGTGTCCCTGAACGGCACCGCGAACGTGGTCGAGTACGAGGGCTTCGCGGACGCGATCGCGGCGGCGTACGGGGGCACGCTGAGGGAGCGGCCGGAGGTGTACCGCAGCCGGTCGGCCGAGCTGCACGCCGACCGGCTGACCATGCCCGTCGCGATGACCACCGGCGGGAAGGACACCGTCGTCCCGCCCGCGAGCTGCCTCCGGCTCGCCGAGAAGCTGAAGGCGCTCGGCCGATCGGTCACGCTCATCCACCGCCCCGACGGCGGCCACGCGACCACCTACGCCGACACCGTGGAGGCGTTGACCGCCGTGATCGGCCGGCTGCCGAAGGAGGACGCGGACCGCGGCCGGTGA
- a CDS encoding bifunctional RecB family nuclease/DEAD/DEAH box helicase, with product MEFQQDAEHVRPPVDPTPEEEAAAAPLRDAAKSEFGLGDYLLEVVADPEAYAHSARDLVLGPTSAARRVAGTPFDDLPYSLSFKCDGCLYTEFCMKWSAEREDLSLLPYLSGTEKDALRRAGVATICGLATLKEFAPSTAGGTTTDLVPAPGREALVKTLAATWPVGPRLDELVHRARQFRRSAKKDGTAALPFIPDKGNSSLPVSRPDLNPNLVWVYVDAQFDYLEGRVYLLGALVVACENGIPTRRRAVVKMTAGPPDSAAAERDLFVGWTRGLLDAVVELAAPSDPAAEKKAAPIHVVFFDRHEQRLLLDGLARNFPAILGTTPPLYDFLTQLAAFDSPIASYLADEVRAFKNFPMTCQSLQSLAAYLKFDWNTPRPFRDRFKARLFDYLGKVDVEGQAEWYTRRSRFASSVPLEYAYAAWGQLQQPAPGKGDEFADFRGATADLVTAFQERRLEAIEHVTRSVAGNPNTAKTAFVLPDVATYEDKARDLAHALDEFVTIERLVALADWKATRHAQPERRVLMGECLLVRYDEADQEPEVAEQNRENERRRLKREGYAAAFKAANPDKPFRLNKEQSAECKWSADGLRVRLRVEAAGVDCDLHEALLLSTLRDGARVVVFRRWTTDERLPPDQRTEFTPTPKQMLYGTRAVFRRVVVTRADAAGRAAEAVAEVELTDGFGNDSMKPFVFSAIGRPLAAGEAYTLDPCPNDISGYWHAKVVEGLCGGQPNSLYARLANPPAAGDGAGSPGQLAFLAGLDAFRDAGLLHDFEPGKRAFIGVHAATPVLLVQGPPGTGKSYATAFAVLARLQGAMRAGRPCRAFLTCHTHAAIDVLVANVLAVREKLRELRAADPKIFAAHFDARLLDVPLYRVAPNDPPPDGVVALAKDAEKGKDEEYNADVIQENDWVVVGVTAGGTYQLLKQKWSKTVFGHGLCDLLVLDEASQLSLPAAVMAALPLKPDAPVVVVGDHRQMPPIVKHDWDAEARRTFAQYQVYESLFDTLLAQKPPPPVIRFAESFRLHAAMAEFLRREVYRHDGIAYHSKKTDLLPARPLADPFTAAVLDPAYPLVVVVHDECGSQVRNPFEQALIGPVLKALVDPAGHGLDPAGGLGVVVPHRAQRAALQQAFPELSIVDPATGLPARSAVDTVERFQGGERTVVMVSATESDRGYLLAAAGFLLDPRRLTVAVSRAKQKMVLVASRSVFELFSPDEETFANALLWKNLLLRTCTTLLWEGERDGVPVQVWGGR from the coding sequence GTGGAATTCCAGCAGGACGCGGAGCATGTCCGCCCGCCGGTCGACCCGACGCCCGAGGAGGAGGCCGCCGCCGCCCCGCTCCGGGACGCTGCGAAGTCCGAGTTCGGGCTCGGCGACTACCTGCTGGAGGTGGTCGCCGACCCGGAGGCGTACGCCCATTCGGCCCGCGACCTCGTCCTCGGCCCGACCTCGGCCGCCCGCCGGGTCGCCGGCACCCCGTTCGACGACCTGCCGTACTCGCTGTCGTTCAAGTGCGATGGCTGCCTGTACACCGAGTTCTGCATGAAGTGGAGCGCGGAGCGGGAAGACCTGTCCCTCCTCCCGTACCTGAGCGGCACCGAGAAGGACGCCCTCCGGCGGGCCGGGGTGGCGACGATCTGCGGGCTGGCAACGCTCAAGGAGTTCGCCCCGAGCACTGCCGGCGGCACGACGACCGACCTGGTCCCTGCCCCGGGCCGCGAGGCCCTGGTCAAGACGCTGGCCGCCACCTGGCCGGTCGGCCCGCGGCTTGACGAGTTGGTCCACCGGGCCAGGCAGTTCCGCCGGTCGGCGAAGAAGGACGGCACCGCCGCCCTGCCGTTCATCCCGGACAAGGGGAACAGCTCGCTGCCGGTATCCCGCCCGGACCTGAACCCGAACCTGGTGTGGGTGTACGTCGACGCCCAGTTCGACTACCTCGAAGGCCGGGTCTACCTCCTCGGCGCGCTGGTCGTGGCGTGCGAGAACGGTATTCCGACCCGCCGCCGGGCGGTGGTGAAGATGACCGCCGGCCCGCCCGACTCGGCGGCGGCGGAGCGCGACCTGTTCGTAGGCTGGACCCGCGGGCTGCTCGACGCGGTGGTCGAGCTGGCCGCCCCGTCCGACCCGGCGGCCGAGAAGAAGGCCGCCCCGATCCACGTCGTCTTCTTCGACCGGCACGAGCAGCGGCTGCTCCTCGACGGGCTGGCCCGCAACTTCCCCGCAATCCTGGGGACCACGCCGCCGCTCTACGACTTCCTGACCCAGCTCGCGGCGTTCGACTCCCCGATCGCCAGCTACCTGGCCGACGAGGTGCGGGCGTTCAAGAACTTCCCGATGACCTGCCAGTCCTTGCAGTCCCTGGCCGCCTACCTGAAGTTCGACTGGAACACGCCCCGCCCGTTCCGGGACCGCTTCAAGGCCCGGCTGTTCGACTACCTGGGGAAGGTCGATGTCGAGGGGCAGGCCGAGTGGTACACCCGCCGGTCCCGGTTCGCCAGCTCGGTCCCGCTGGAGTACGCCTACGCCGCCTGGGGGCAGCTCCAACAGCCGGCACCCGGCAAGGGGGACGAGTTCGCCGACTTCCGCGGGGCCACGGCCGACCTCGTCACCGCCTTCCAGGAACGGCGGCTGGAGGCGATCGAACACGTCACCCGGTCGGTCGCCGGCAACCCGAACACGGCCAAGACGGCGTTTGTGCTGCCGGACGTGGCGACCTACGAGGACAAGGCCCGCGACCTGGCCCACGCCCTGGACGAGTTCGTCACCATCGAGCGGCTGGTCGCCCTCGCCGACTGGAAGGCGACCCGGCACGCCCAGCCGGAGCGGCGGGTGCTCATGGGCGAGTGCCTGCTGGTCCGGTACGACGAGGCCGACCAGGAGCCCGAAGTCGCCGAGCAGAACCGGGAGAACGAGCGGCGGCGGCTCAAGCGCGAGGGGTACGCGGCGGCGTTCAAGGCCGCCAACCCCGACAAGCCGTTCCGGCTGAACAAGGAGCAGTCGGCCGAGTGCAAGTGGTCGGCCGACGGGCTCCGGGTCCGGCTCCGGGTGGAGGCGGCCGGCGTCGACTGCGACCTCCACGAGGCCCTCCTCCTGTCCACCCTGCGGGACGGGGCGCGGGTCGTCGTGTTCCGGCGGTGGACGACCGACGAGCGGCTCCCGCCGGACCAGCGGACGGAGTTCACCCCGACCCCGAAGCAGATGCTCTACGGCACCCGGGCGGTGTTCCGCCGGGTGGTGGTGACCCGGGCCGACGCCGCCGGCCGGGCCGCGGAGGCGGTCGCCGAGGTCGAGCTGACCGACGGGTTCGGCAACGACAGCATGAAGCCGTTCGTCTTCTCGGCCATCGGCCGGCCGCTCGCCGCGGGGGAAGCGTACACGCTCGACCCGTGCCCGAACGACATCTCCGGGTACTGGCACGCGAAGGTCGTCGAGGGGCTGTGCGGGGGCCAGCCGAACAGCCTGTACGCCCGGCTGGCGAACCCGCCCGCGGCCGGGGACGGTGCGGGGTCGCCGGGCCAACTGGCGTTCCTGGCCGGGCTCGACGCCTTCCGGGATGCCGGTCTCTTGCACGACTTCGAGCCGGGCAAGCGGGCGTTCATCGGCGTCCACGCCGCGACCCCGGTCTTGCTCGTCCAGGGGCCGCCCGGGACGGGCAAGTCGTACGCCACGGCGTTCGCCGTCCTGGCCCGCCTCCAGGGGGCGATGCGGGCCGGCCGGCCGTGCCGGGCGTTCCTCACCTGCCACACCCACGCGGCCATCGACGTGCTGGTGGCCAACGTGCTGGCCGTGCGGGAGAAGCTCCGGGAGCTGCGGGCGGCCGACCCGAAGATCTTCGCTGCGCACTTCGACGCCCGGCTGCTGGACGTGCCGCTGTACCGGGTGGCCCCGAACGACCCGCCCCCGGACGGGGTGGTCGCACTGGCGAAGGACGCCGAGAAGGGGAAGGACGAGGAGTACAACGCGGACGTGATCCAGGAGAACGACTGGGTGGTGGTCGGGGTGACCGCCGGGGGCACCTACCAGTTGCTCAAGCAGAAGTGGTCGAAGACCGTGTTCGGCCATGGGCTGTGCGACCTGCTGGTGCTCGACGAGGCCAGCCAGCTGAGCCTCCCGGCGGCGGTCATGGCCGCCCTCCCGCTGAAGCCCGACGCCCCGGTGGTGGTGGTCGGGGACCACCGCCAGATGCCGCCGATCGTGAAGCACGACTGGGACGCCGAGGCCCGGCGGACGTTCGCACAGTACCAGGTGTACGAGAGCCTGTTCGACACTCTGCTGGCGCAAAAACCGCCCCCGCCGGTGATCCGGTTCGCCGAGAGCTTCCGGCTGCACGCAGCGATGGCCGAGTTCCTGCGGCGGGAGGTGTACCGGCACGACGGGATCGCCTACCACTCGAAGAAGACCGACCTGCTCCCGGCCCGGCCGCTCGCGGACCCGTTCACCGCGGCGGTGCTCGACCCGGCGTACCCGCTGGTGGTGGTCGTCCACGACGAGTGCGGGAGCCAGGTCCGCAACCCGTTCGAGCAGGCCCTGATCGGCCCGGTCCTGAAGGCCCTGGTCGACCCGGCCGGGCACGGGCTGGACCCGGCCGGCGGGCTCGGGGTGGTGGTGCCGCACCGGGCGCAGCGGGCCGCGCTCCAGCAGGCGTTCCCGGAGCTGAGCATCGTCGACCCGGCGACCGGGCTGCCGGCCCGGTCGGCGGTGGACACGGTGGAGCGGTTCCAGGGCGGGGAGCGGACGGTCGTCATGGTGAGCGCGACCGAGAGCGACCGGGGCTACCTGCTGGCGGCGGCCGGGTTCCTGCTCGACCCGCGGCGGCTGACGGTGGCCGTCAGCCGCGCCAAACAGAAGATGGTGCTGGTGGCGAGCCGGAGCGTGTTCGAGCTGTTCAGCCCGGACGAGGAGACGTTCGCCAACGCCCTGCTGTGGAAGAACCTCCTCCTGCGGACCTGTACCACGCTCCTGTGGGAGGGGGAACGTGACGGGGTGCCGGTCCAGGTGTGGGGCGGCCGGTAG
- a CDS encoding metallophosphoesterase: MYDLIGDIHGHADELEQLLQTLGYEIAAGVYRHPDRKVVFLGDFIDRGPQIRRVLETVRPMVEGGHALAVMGNHELNALAYHTGDRDGPGEHLRRRTPKNVAQHRATLEQLPPPELRSHLGWFRSLPLWLDLDGVRAVHACWDERAIGQVAGGLREFGGASDDFLHAACRTGGPLFAPVEVILKGKEGKLPQGASFRDKDGHVRTEIRTRWYAAPDGHTYRTYALQTDEIACDLALDEQVVAAAAPYPVAGKPVFVGHYWLSAQRPGVLADNVACLDYSVAKGGFLCGYRWNGEPTLSDENFVRA; this comes from the coding sequence ATGTACGACCTGATCGGGGACATTCACGGCCACGCCGACGAACTGGAGCAACTGCTCCAGACCCTCGGCTACGAGATAGCAGCCGGGGTCTACCGCCACCCCGACCGGAAGGTGGTCTTCCTCGGCGACTTCATCGACCGGGGGCCGCAGATCCGGCGGGTGCTGGAGACCGTCCGCCCGATGGTCGAGGGCGGTCACGCCCTGGCCGTCATGGGGAACCACGAACTCAACGCCCTGGCCTACCACACCGGGGACCGGGACGGGCCGGGCGAGCACCTCCGCCGCCGGACGCCGAAGAACGTGGCGCAGCACCGGGCGACCCTGGAGCAGCTACCCCCGCCGGAACTCCGGTCCCACCTGGGGTGGTTTCGGAGCCTCCCCCTGTGGCTCGACCTCGACGGGGTGCGGGCCGTCCACGCCTGCTGGGACGAGCGGGCGATAGGACAGGTCGCCGGGGGTCTGCGGGAGTTCGGCGGCGCTTCCGACGACTTCCTGCACGCGGCGTGTCGGACGGGGGGGCCGCTGTTCGCCCCGGTCGAGGTCATCCTCAAGGGCAAGGAGGGCAAGCTCCCGCAGGGGGCGTCCTTCCGGGACAAGGACGGGCACGTTCGCACCGAGATTCGCACCCGCTGGTACGCGGCCCCGGACGGCCACACCTACCGGACGTACGCCCTCCAGACCGACGAAATCGCCTGCGACCTCGCACTCGACGAGCAGGTGGTCGCCGCCGCCGCCCCCTATCCGGTGGCCGGCAAGCCCGTCTTCGTCGGCCACTACTGGCTGTCGGCGCAGCGCCCCGGAGTGCTGGCCGACAACGTGGCGTGCCTCGACTACAGCGTTGCCAAGGGTGGGTTCCTGTGCGGCTACCGCTGGAATGGTGAGCCGACGTTGAGCGACGAGAACTTCGTGCGGGCTTAG
- a CDS encoding AAA family ATPase: MKLVRPDTDPVRDKFAQARKELSSALIEREDEVDLVLTALVANEHILLVGPPGCGKSLLLDSVLSWTGGSKFSILLTKFTTVEEVMGPVSLAALKADKYLRVTTGKLPEADYAFVDEVMKASSAILNTLLKILNERVYDAGDGVARRVPLKLCLGASNEWASPDTGKELAALSDRFLLRKAVSPIRSQAGRQRLLWTRDHAPKLSTTVTPAEVEQARRQALALPWSDEAKDALEVILKELAREGIQPGDRRQFKTVGAVRAFAYLCGSDEVLPEHLEVAQHCLWDAPEEQPQKAAQVIARIANPVGMRVTQLLLEVEQVLAAADVRNLADAAKAAAKLAEIDRQLSTLKGNGRVETARAYLKDQLRRLKLASIEAV; the protein is encoded by the coding sequence ATGAAGCTGGTCCGCCCCGACACCGACCCCGTCCGCGACAAGTTCGCCCAGGCACGCAAGGAACTGTCGAGTGCCCTCATCGAGCGGGAGGACGAGGTGGACCTCGTCCTCACCGCCCTGGTCGCCAACGAGCACATCTTGTTGGTCGGCCCGCCGGGGTGCGGGAAGTCGCTGCTGCTCGACTCCGTCCTGTCGTGGACCGGTGGGTCGAAGTTCTCGATCCTGCTCACGAAGTTCACGACGGTGGAAGAGGTGATGGGGCCGGTGAGCCTCGCGGCCCTGAAGGCGGACAAGTACCTGCGGGTCACGACCGGCAAGCTGCCGGAGGCCGACTACGCGTTCGTCGACGAGGTCATGAAGGCGTCCTCCGCGATCCTGAACACGCTGCTGAAGATCCTCAACGAGCGGGTCTACGACGCCGGCGACGGGGTCGCCCGGCGGGTGCCGCTCAAGCTCTGCCTCGGGGCGAGCAACGAGTGGGCGTCGCCGGACACCGGGAAGGAGCTGGCCGCCCTCAGCGACCGCTTCCTGCTGCGGAAGGCCGTCTCACCCATCCGCTCCCAGGCCGGCCGGCAGCGGCTCCTGTGGACCCGCGACCACGCCCCCAAGCTCTCCACCACGGTGACCCCGGCCGAGGTCGAGCAGGCCCGGCGGCAGGCCCTGGCCTTGCCGTGGTCGGACGAGGCGAAGGACGCCCTGGAGGTGATCCTGAAGGAGCTGGCCCGGGAGGGCATCCAGCCGGGCGACCGGCGGCAGTTCAAGACGGTCGGGGCGGTGCGGGCCTTCGCCTACCTGTGCGGCTCCGACGAGGTGCTGCCCGAGCACCTGGAGGTCGCCCAGCACTGCCTGTGGGACGCGCCCGAGGAGCAGCCGCAGAAGGCCGCCCAGGTGATCGCCAGGATCGCCAACCCCGTCGGCATGCGGGTCACGCAGCTGCTGCTGGAGGTCGAGCAGGTGCTGGCCGCGGCCGACGTGCGGAACCTGGCCGACGCCGCGAAGGCCGCCGCAAAGCTCGCCGAGATCGACCGGCAGCTGTCGACGCTCAAGGGCAACGGCCGGGTCGAGACGGCCCGGGCGTACCTGAAGGACCAGCTCCGACGGCTCAAGCTCGCCTCGATCGAGGCCGTCTGA
- a CDS encoding vWA domain-containing protein, translated as MDPNDLLKMLDLDGKPPDAPKETGVLAGGTGPLPATDARPTALEVDAWGLRRGRDLVAESDRLKGAGTDAFAAADFFAAGFDPDPRLVETCADPRRHQFVTQMLDTPEYRALHAATRLDDTAAAIAATHFAEQFARLKKEDTKDHAAGTTAGGTPGDEMATLRAVGRAVAAACTEVAQLHEAAGALGMGPGAPGSNDPRAVAALFKRVRSDPTLRRICELAGRFRRVAQSKQRMKQTHGLDDVVGVEPGGDVGRLLPVELSRLMLPELELDTLRRIVERDAMCREHHAVEPVGKGPVIVCIDESGSMEGDKAHTAKALALALAWVARHQRRWCALVAYSGDSGERLLALPPGRWDEAKLMDWLAAFIGKGSDLDVPVKEMPRMYAELKAPAGVTDLIFVTDARCRIAGGIRDTFLAWKVAARARLVTLVVDSPPGDLALVSDEVHQVRSLAPDTDGVGRVLSL; from the coding sequence ATGGACCCGAACGACCTGCTCAAGATGCTCGACCTGGACGGCAAGCCGCCCGACGCGCCGAAGGAGACCGGGGTACTCGCGGGCGGCACCGGCCCGCTCCCCGCGACCGACGCCCGCCCGACCGCCCTGGAGGTGGACGCGTGGGGGCTGCGGCGGGGGCGCGATCTCGTCGCCGAGAGCGACCGGCTGAAGGGGGCCGGCACCGACGCGTTCGCCGCCGCCGACTTCTTCGCGGCCGGGTTCGACCCGGACCCGCGGCTGGTCGAGACCTGCGCCGACCCGCGGCGGCACCAGTTCGTCACCCAGATGCTCGACACGCCCGAGTACCGCGCCCTGCACGCCGCCACCCGGCTGGACGACACCGCCGCGGCGATCGCGGCGACCCACTTCGCCGAGCAGTTCGCACGACTCAAGAAGGAGGACACCAAGGACCACGCGGCCGGTACGACGGCCGGGGGCACGCCCGGCGACGAGATGGCGACCCTGCGGGCCGTCGGCCGGGCGGTCGCCGCGGCCTGCACGGAGGTGGCCCAGCTGCACGAGGCCGCTGGGGCGCTGGGGATGGGGCCGGGGGCGCCGGGGAGCAACGACCCGCGGGCCGTCGCCGCCCTGTTTAAGCGCGTGCGGAGCGACCCGACGCTGCGGCGGATCTGCGAGCTGGCCGGGCGGTTCCGGCGGGTCGCGCAGTCGAAGCAGCGAATGAAGCAGACGCACGGGCTCGACGACGTCGTCGGCGTCGAGCCGGGGGGCGACGTCGGCCGCCTGCTGCCGGTCGAGCTGTCGCGGCTCATGCTCCCCGAGCTGGAACTCGACACGCTCCGCCGGATCGTCGAACGCGACGCGATGTGCCGCGAGCACCATGCCGTCGAGCCGGTCGGGAAGGGGCCGGTGATCGTCTGCATCGACGAGTCCGGGTCGATGGAGGGGGACAAGGCCCACACCGCGAAGGCCCTGGCCCTGGCCCTCGCGTGGGTTGCCCGGCACCAGCGGCGGTGGTGCGCCCTGGTCGCCTACAGCGGCGACAGTGGCGAACGGTTGCTGGCCCTGCCGCCGGGTCGGTGGGACGAGGCGAAACTCATGGACTGGCTCGCCGCCTTCATCGGCAAGGGGTCCGACCTCGACGTGCCCGTGAAGGAAATGCCCCGGATGTACGCCGAGCTGAAGGCCCCGGCCGGGGTCACCGACCTGATCTTCGTGACCGACGCGAGGTGCAGGATAGCGGGCGGCATCCGTGACACCTTCCTGGCGTGGAAGGTGGCGGCCCGCGCCCGGCTCGTCACCCTGGTGGTCGACAGCCCGCCCGGCGACCTCGCACTGGTCAGCGACGAGGTCCATCAGGTTCGCTCACTCGCACCCGACACCGACGGCGTCGGCCGGGTGCTCTCCCTGTAG